A region of Ochotona princeps isolate mOchPri1 chromosome 9, mOchPri1.hap1, whole genome shotgun sequence DNA encodes the following proteins:
- the CA1 gene encoding carbonic anhydrase 1 has product MANSDWAYEGQNGPENWSKLYPIANGNSQSPIDIKTSDVKHDTSLKPFSVSYNAANAKEIVNVGHSFHVNFEDNGQSVLKGGPFSEDYRLYQFHFHWGKTDDQGSEHTVDGVKYSSELHLVHWNSAKYANMHEAVSKADGLAIIAVLVKVGQANPKLQKILDALSAVKTKGKKAPFTNFDPATLLPPSLDYWTYSGSLTHPPLSESVTWLICKDSITISSEQLAQFRSLLSNAEGEAAVPILHNHRSPQPLKGRTVRASF; this is encoded by the exons ATGGCAAATTCTGACTGGGCATATGAAGGCCAAAATG GTCCTGAGAATTGGAGCAAGCTGTATCCTATTGCCAACGGAAACAGCCAGTCTCCTATTGATATCAAAACCAGTGATGTGAAACATGACACCTCTCTGAAACCTTTCAGTGTCTCCTATAATGCAGCCAACGCCAAAGAAATTGTCAATGTAGGACATTCCTTCCATGTCAATTTTGAAGATAACGGCCAATCTG TGCTGAAGGGTGGTCCTTTTTCAGAAGACTATCGACTTTATCAGTTCCATTTTCATTGGGGCAAAACAGATGACCAAGGTTCTGAACACACGGTGGATGGAGTCAAATACTCCTCAGAG CTCCACCTTGTCCACTGGAATTCTGCAAAGTATGCCAACATGCACGAAGCCGTTAGCAAAGCTGATGGTTTGGCGATTATTGCTGTTTTGGTGAAG gTTGGTCAGGCCAATCCAAAGCTACAGAAGATTCTTGATGCTCTAAGTGCAGTTAAAACTAAG GGCAAAAAAGCCCCATTCACAAATTTTGACCCTGCTACCCTGCTCCCTCCATCCCTGGATTATTGGACCTACTCTGGCTCTCTGACTCATCCTCCTCTTTCTGAGAGTGTGACCTGGCTCATCTGTAAGGACAGCATCACTATCAGCTCAGAGCAG TTGGCACAGTTCCGCAGTCTCCTATCGAATGCTGAAGGTGAAGCTGCTGTCCCCATACTGCACAACCACCGCTCACCGCAGCCTCTGAAGGGCAGAACAGTGAGAGCTTCCTTCTGA